The stretch of DNA AACCGAGCAGTGGCTTTTACCCGTATCGGAAATCTTGAGCAAGCACTTGAGGATTATAACCAGGCTATTAAGTTAAAGCCCAATTTTGCCCATGCCTACAATAATCGCGGTAATATCTATCTTGATTTAAACGAAGTGGAGAAGGCGATCCAGGACTATAATCGGGCGATTGAATTTGATTCAAACTATGCACCGGCTTATTATAATCGGGCAGTCGCCTATTATACACAAGGCGATTTAGACAAAGCCCGCAGTGATGTGGAAGTTTTAAAAAAATTGGGCGTAATACCGGATTCAAATTTTTTGAAATTATTGGAAAAAAAGAAATAGGGAGGTATTATGGATTACTATATTTTGGTGATAAACCCCGGTGCTGGGTCCACCAGGATTGCGGTTTTTAAAAATAATCAACCGATATTGGAGGAAAATATTCGTCACAGTCCAGAAGAATTAAAACGATTCCCGAATGTTATTGATCAGTATCACTGGCGAAGGGATAAAGTGATTGAGTATCTCAAAAGCAAAAATTTTGAATTGAAAAATTTACACGCGGTCGTGGGTCGTGGCGGTCCACTCAAACCTTTGACGAGTGGGACATATCTGGTAAATGAAAAATTGATTGAGGATATCAAAAACGGTAATTACCAATCAGAACATCCTTCGCTCCTGGGGGCAATGATTGCCAAAGAAGTGGCGGATAGTGTCGGTGTGAATGCCTATTTTGTTGACCCAGTATCAGTAGATGAATTCTGGGAATTATCCAGGTTTTCGGGGTTGAAAGAGATAAACCGGAAGGCATTGAGCCACGCCCTGAATGTGAGGATGGTGGCAAAGAAGGCAGCGAAAGAATTAAAAAAGCCGTACGAAGAGTGCAATTTTGTTATTGTCCATCTCGGGACCGGTATAACTGTTGCCGCCCATCTGAAGGGCAAACAGGTTGATTCATCAAATGCAAATGAGGATGGGCCATTTTCACCACAAAGAACTGGTGCATTGCCGACGATTCCTCTGGTGGAATTATGTTTCAGTGGAAAATATAGTGAATCCGAGATAAAGAAAAAACTTTTGCGCGAAGGTGGTTTACTCTCTTATCTTGGCACCGATGATATCCAAGAAGTGGAGAAAAAGATTGCCCGGGGCGATAAATATGCGGAACTGGTTTATAACGGCATGATTTACCAAATAGCAAAAGAAGTCGGTGCATATGCGGTGGTGCTGAAAGGCGAAATTGATGCGATAATCATCACCGGGGGTATTGCCCATTCAGAAAAATTTGTTAATACATTAAAATCCTGGATAGAATTTTTGTGCCCTAAATTTTTTGTATATCCGGGCGAAGGAGAGATGGAGGCACTGGCACTCGGTGTTTTGCGCGTCCTTACGGGTGAAGAGGCAGCAAAAGAATATAAATAAGAATTGAAGCGTTTTAGATTCCTTGATCTTTTAAAGGCTTATGCCGTGATAATGATGATCCAGGGGCATACCCTGGATGCGGTCCTTACCCCACAAGCAAAAAGGACAGGTTTGTATCAATTTATGCATCTCTTGAGAGGGCTTACCGCTCCTGCTTTTCTCATTGCGAGTGGTTGCGGATTGGCACTTTCCGTGTTGAGAAAAAAAGATTTAAAATGGCAGAAAATCTTAAAACAGCGCCTTATAAGAATCTTACCGATTCTACTCGCTGGATATTTCCTCCATATGCCGAGATTCTCACTTTATCAATTACTGACCCAGACCTCAAAAGAAGAAATTACACAATTTTTTCAGTGTGATATCCTCCAGACAATTGGCTGGACGATTTTATTGCTCCAGATAATTTTGATTTTTGTAAAAGAGAAGAGAATGATAATCACCGGTTCAATAATCGGCGTGCTGCTGATTCTCTATTTTACTCCCGCAGTAAATAACAACATCAAATCACCAAACTTCTTCACCCAATTATTAACCCCCAAATTTGGCTCAAATTTTCCTTTATTTCCTTTTGCTTCATATTTAATATTTGGCTTGATGTTCGGCATGCTGTTTTATGAGGTGAGTCAAAAGATGGAAAGCAGACTTCTCAATATTCTCATATTTATTTCTGGATGCGTCTTCTTTGGTTCTTCCTTTTTAATGAAGATAGAAAATTTTAATCTGTTCTATCTGCGCACTGGATTATTGTTAATCTTAATCAGTGTATTCTTGCTTTTTGAATCCAAGACGAGCAGGATTTTGGATTTTTTTGGAGCAATCGGGCAGGAATCTTTTTTGATTTACTTTGTCCATATAATGATTGTCTATGGTTCAGTTTTAAATGTCAAAAATAACTTCGCCCATTATTTTGGACCGACCTTGAATACCGGTTTGAGCATTCT from candidate division WOR-3 bacterium encodes:
- a CDS encoding acyltransferase, coding for MKRFRFLDLLKAYAVIMMIQGHTLDAVLTPQAKRTGLYQFMHLLRGLTAPAFLIASGCGLALSVLRKKDLKWQKILKQRLIRILPILLAGYFLHMPRFSLYQLLTQTSKEEITQFFQCDILQTIGWTILLLQIILIFVKEKRMIITGSIIGVLLILYFTPAVNNNIKSPNFFTQLLTPKFGSNFPLFPFASYLIFGLMFGMLFYEVSQKMESRLLNILIFISGCVFFGSSFLMKIENFNLFYLRTGLLLILISVFLLFESKTSRILDFFGAIGQESFLIYFVHIMIVYGSVLNVKNNFAHYFGPTLNTGLSILLALSLILLMLVIGYLWHFLKSKKPMVSKVLRNCLIALILVKFLTQY
- the buk gene encoding butyrate kinase, translating into MDYYILVINPGAGSTRIAVFKNNQPILEENIRHSPEELKRFPNVIDQYHWRRDKVIEYLKSKNFELKNLHAVVGRGGPLKPLTSGTYLVNEKLIEDIKNGNYQSEHPSLLGAMIAKEVADSVGVNAYFVDPVSVDEFWELSRFSGLKEINRKALSHALNVRMVAKKAAKELKKPYEECNFVIVHLGTGITVAAHLKGKQVDSSNANEDGPFSPQRTGALPTIPLVELCFSGKYSESEIKKKLLREGGLLSYLGTDDIQEVEKKIARGDKYAELVYNGMIYQIAKEVGAYAVVLKGEIDAIIITGGIAHSEKFVNTLKSWIEFLCPKFFVYPGEGEMEALALGVLRVLTGEEAAKEYK